The genomic interval TTAAAGAAATTCCAACATTATTGATTGTACATAATGCCTTGTATCAAGGACAATTTGGTTTTGATAAACTCAACTATTTTCCAGATTATGATTTGTATAAAACTCATATTTTAGAATGGGGTGGTTGTATTAACTCACTTGCTGTAGGATTAAAATGTGCTAGAGCTATTACTACAGTTTCGCCCAATTATTTGAATGAAATAAATGATTCAGGAAATGGATTAGAAATTTTATTCAATCAAGTTCGCTACAAATCCAAAGGAATATTGAACGGAATTGACAATGAAACTTGGAATCCTGAAAATGATAGTAAGATAGAATTTAATTATTCGATTAAAAATCATCACATTGGGAAGCAAAAAAATAAAGAAAAATTATGTGATTTATTTGATTTAGATCCAAATAAACCACTTTTTAGTTTTGTAGGAAGGCTATTTGAAGAAAAAGGAATAGACTTGTTGTGTGAATTTTTAAAAAAAACAACAAAGGAAAACGCTAGAAAAATTAATATTCTTATATTGGGCTCAGGAAATAAAGAAATTGAAGATCAATTAAGCAAGTTATTAACTGAATTTAAAGGAAATTACAATGTTTACATTGGCTTTAATGAAGATTTAGCACATTTGATTTATGCTGGTTCGGACTTCCTACTAATACCTTCTCGTATGGAATCATGTGGGTTAAATCAAATGTATGCTTATCGTTATGGTGCAATTCCTGTAGTAAGAAGTACTGGAGGCTTAAAAGATACTGTTGTAGATATTAGTGAAGATGGTTGTGGAATATGTTTTGATCAAGCAACTGTAACTGATATTGAAATAGCTATTGGTAGAGCTGTAATATTGTATAAAGACCAAGAAAAAGTAAATTCAATTATAAAATCAGGAATGATGCTCGATTATTCCTGGGAAAATGCATATCAAGAATATTTAAAAATGTATAATTTAATAATAAAATAAAAGATGAAAGCGAAAAAGAAAAATGTGATTGCAATTATTCTAGGTGGTGGTCAAGGTTCAAGGTTGTATCCTTTAACTGAAACGAGGTCGAAGCCTGCTGTGCCGATAGGAGGTAAATATAGATTAGTTGACATTCCAATTTCTAATTGTATGAATTCAGACATTTATAGAATGTTTGTATTGACACAATTTAATTCGGCTTCGTTGAATAAACATATCAAAAACACCTATGTTTTTAGTGCTTTTAGTCAAGCTTTCGTAGATATTCTTGCTGCAGAACAAACTGTAGACAACCCAAATTGGTTTCAAGGTACTGCAGATGCTGTACGTCAATGTATGCCTCATTTTTTAAATCATGATTTTGATTATGCTCTAATTCTTTCTGGAGATCAATTATATCAAATGGATTTGAATGAAATGATTGAAGAACATATCAAAAAAGACGCTGATATCTCCATAGCTACTTTACCTGTAAATGATAAAGATGCACCAGAATTTGGTATATTAAAAACTAATAGTGATAGTTTTATTGAATCTTTTATCGAAAAACCAGCTAAAGAATTATTGCCAGACTGGACATCTGATGTAAGTGATCAAATGAAGTCTGAAGGCAAACATTATTTGGCTTCTATGGGGATTTATATTTTCAACAGACAGCTGTTGGTAGATTTGATGGCTAATCAAGAAACCAAAGATTTTGGAAAAGAAATTATCCCTCAAGCAGTACTAACAAATAAAGTACTGAGTTACCAATACGAAGGGTATTGGACAGATATTGGTAATATTGATTCTTTCTTTGAAGCAAATATTGGTTTGACAGATGATGTTCCTCAATTTAATTTATTTGACAATGATAATAAAATTTACACAAGACCAAGGATGTTGCCTCCTTCAAAATTTCAAAATACAAAACTTGATCGTTCGTTGATTTCTGAAGGTTGTATTTTGAATGCTAAAGAAATTACAAAATCGGTTATCGGAATTCGTTCTAGAATCGGTAAAGATACTGTGATACAAAATTGTTATGTTATGGGTAGCGATATTTATCAAAGTATAGAGGAAATGGAAAATGATAAAAACAATAATACTACGCTAGTCGGTATTGGTGAAAGATGTTTTATCAAAAATGCTTTGATTGATAAAAATAGTCGCATAGGAAATGATGTTTACATCAGTGGTGGTGATCACTTGGAGAATACTACAAATGAATTGTATTGTATTAAACAAGGAATTGTAGTAATTAAAAAAGGAGTTACAATACCAGATAATTTTATTATTAAGTAATATTCCTTTATCTCCAAAAATAAATTATAAAATTAGACTAGATATAAATTTATAAAATGCAGAATCAAACCAGAATAGTAATAGAAAATGTTTCACCTCAATTAGACGGTGGAGCATTCGCAATAAAGAGAATTGTTGGTCAAACAGTACGCGTAACTGCGGCTGTTTTTGCAGATGGCCATGACGTTATTGAGGCTTGTGTGAAATACAAACACGAGAATGAAGATAATTGGCAAGAAGTACGAATGATTCCTACTCATAATGATGAATGGTACGCGGATTTTAAAGTCGAAAAACAAGGAAACTATAGTTATTTTGTTCAAAGTTGGGTAGATTATGCTCTAAACTGGCAACATGGTACAGATCGAAAAATCCAAGACAATCAATATGTAAAGTCAGAATTGCTAGAAGGAGCAGAATATGTAAATGCGATTCTTGAGATGGCAACACATGATGAAAGAGGATATTTGGGACATCTTGAATATTTATTAAAAACAGAATCTGAGTATAATCAGGCGATTCCTGAAGTTACTTCCGAGAGATTAACACAAATTTTCAAAAAATACCCAAGTCGTTTATTAGCTAATCAATCACAAGAACTGAAAGTATATGTAGATCGTAAAAAAGCATTATTTAGTACTTGGTATGAGTTTTTTCCACGTTCCGCTTCAGAAGAAGATGGTAAGCATGGAACATTCAAAGACTGTGAAAGATTACTACCCAGAGTAGCTCAGATGGGATTTGATACTTTGTATTTCCCACCGATTCATCCTATAGGAGAAGTGAATAGAAAAGGTAAAAACAATGCTACTAATGCAGAAGATGGTGATGTGGGTTCCCCTTGGGGAATTGGATCTGCTAAAGGCGGCCATAAATCTACGCACCCTGAATTGGGGTCTATAGATGATTTCAAACAATTAGTCAAAAAAGCACAAGATTGGGGAATTGAGGTAGCTATGGATTATGCTTTGCAAGCAGCTCCAGATCATCCATATGTGAAAGATTTTCCACAATGGTTCAAATGGAGACCTGATGGAACGGTACAATATGCTGAAAATCCACCAAAAAAATACCAAGATATTCAACCTATTTATTTTGAAAGTTCCGACTGGAAAAATTTATGGAAAGAATTATTGGACGTGGCTTTATTTTGGATTGAAGATTGTAATATAAAAATATTTAGAGTTGATAATCCGCATACTAAACCCTTTTACTTCTGGGGATGGTTGATAGGTGAAATCAAGAAAAAACATCCAGATGTTCTCTTTTTAGCCGAAGCTTTTACGCGTCCTAAAATTATGAATGAGTTGGCTAAACAAGGCTTTAGTCAATCTTATACTTATTTTACTTGGAGAAATTCAAAAGCGGAGCTAACAGAATATGTTACAGAGTTAACACAATCAGAACAAAAAGAGTTTTATCGTCCTAACTTTTGGCCAAATACTCCTGACATCAATCCTTTTGCATTGCAAAGCGGAAGTGAGTCAATGCATTTACAAAAGTATTTCCTTGCTGCAACCTTAAGTTCTAGTGTTGGGATATATGGGCCTGTATTTGAATACAGAGTTTCTGAACCAATGGCTCATGGGAAAGAAGAATATCTAAATTCTGAGAAATATGAGGTTTACAAATGGGATTGGACGATACAGAATAAGATAACTCGATTGATTACCAAAATCAACCAAATTCGTAAAGAACAAGCTTCATTACAGCAAACCAATAACATTATTTTTTGTGATACTAATAATGAGAATATTATGGCTTATTACAAGTATGATGATGATTTACAAAATAAAACGTTGATGGTTGTCAATTTAGATTCTTCAAATTCACAACAAGGGTCGGTGAGACTTCCTATTGATAAATTAGGA from Flavobacterium ovatum carries:
- a CDS encoding glycogen/starch synthase is translated as MEIIHISAECYPVAKVGGLADVVGVLSNYQYKRGHSVKVVIPCYETEFIQKNEFETVFWSQVQLGQFHFPFSVLKGINNDLGFDLYLIAIPELFDRADIYGYKDDIERFLAFQKAFLDWLATRKELPEVINCHDHHTSLIPFMMTYGRQYEKLKEIPTLLIVHNALYQGQFGFDKLNYFPDYDLYKTHILEWGGCINSLAVGLKCARAITTVSPNYLNEINDSGNGLEILFNQVRYKSKGILNGIDNETWNPENDSKIEFNYSIKNHHIGKQKNKEKLCDLFDLDPNKPLFSFVGRLFEEKGIDLLCEFLKKTTKENARKINILILGSGNKEIEDQLSKLLTEFKGNYNVYIGFNEDLAHLIYAGSDFLLIPSRMESCGLNQMYAYRYGAIPVVRSTGGLKDTVVDISEDGCGICFDQATVTDIEIAIGRAVILYKDQEKVNSIIKSGMMLDYSWENAYQEYLKMYNLIIK
- a CDS encoding alpha-1,4-glucan--maltose-1-phosphate maltosyltransferase — encoded protein: MQNQTRIVIENVSPQLDGGAFAIKRIVGQTVRVTAAVFADGHDVIEACVKYKHENEDNWQEVRMIPTHNDEWYADFKVEKQGNYSYFVQSWVDYALNWQHGTDRKIQDNQYVKSELLEGAEYVNAILEMATHDERGYLGHLEYLLKTESEYNQAIPEVTSERLTQIFKKYPSRLLANQSQELKVYVDRKKALFSTWYEFFPRSASEEDGKHGTFKDCERLLPRVAQMGFDTLYFPPIHPIGEVNRKGKNNATNAEDGDVGSPWGIGSAKGGHKSTHPELGSIDDFKQLVKKAQDWGIEVAMDYALQAAPDHPYVKDFPQWFKWRPDGTVQYAENPPKKYQDIQPIYFESSDWKNLWKELLDVALFWIEDCNIKIFRVDNPHTKPFYFWGWLIGEIKKKHPDVLFLAEAFTRPKIMNELAKQGFSQSYTYFTWRNSKAELTEYVTELTQSEQKEFYRPNFWPNTPDINPFALQSGSESMHLQKYFLAATLSSSVGIYGPVFEYRVSEPMAHGKEEYLNSEKYEVYKWDWTIQNKITRLITKINQIRKEQASLQQTNNIIFCDTNNENIMAYYKYDDDLQNKTLMVVNLDSSNSQQGSVRLPIDKLGINPVHIVDLITGNSYLWDKEWNYVDISPDLPFHLFKIQQ
- a CDS encoding glucose-1-phosphate adenylyltransferase, with protein sequence MKAKKKNVIAIILGGGQGSRLYPLTETRSKPAVPIGGKYRLVDIPISNCMNSDIYRMFVLTQFNSASLNKHIKNTYVFSAFSQAFVDILAAEQTVDNPNWFQGTADAVRQCMPHFLNHDFDYALILSGDQLYQMDLNEMIEEHIKKDADISIATLPVNDKDAPEFGILKTNSDSFIESFIEKPAKELLPDWTSDVSDQMKSEGKHYLASMGIYIFNRQLLVDLMANQETKDFGKEIIPQAVLTNKVLSYQYEGYWTDIGNIDSFFEANIGLTDDVPQFNLFDNDNKIYTRPRMLPPSKFQNTKLDRSLISEGCILNAKEITKSVIGIRSRIGKDTVIQNCYVMGSDIYQSIEEMENDKNNNTTLVGIGERCFIKNALIDKNSRIGNDVYISGGDHLENTTNELYCIKQGIVVIKKGVTIPDNFIIK